A single Anas platyrhynchos isolate ZD024472 breed Pekin duck chromosome 17, IASCAAS_PekinDuck_T2T, whole genome shotgun sequence DNA region contains:
- the LOC139998903 gene encoding butyrophilin subfamily 3 member A2-like codes for MGLPSDHSRPSLTSHARDLLTSLVALILLRLGSAQLNVVGPGHPVTATMGQDVVLPCHLSPQRDARTLEVRWIRDRFSETVHHYRNGQDLYREQMGAYAGRTELARDGLSVGRLDLRITGLRPSDDGLHVCTVGDADAYDEAIVELEVSATGADPHLSLGGYEAGGVRVLCRSAGWYPLPQLLWRDARGQHLSSVSQTHSQDQEGFFEIEGAVIVTGSVEGPLSCVVRSSRLQEEKESSLHIAAPFFHNAQPWMVALALVLVLLAVSIGLSVYLFRKQGKLAVQGWSRGRCSAGTPWVWSGAEPWPREVRRRRTGMFSWGCQRP; via the exons ATGGGGCTCCCCTCGGACCACAGCCGCCCTAGCCTCACCAGCCATGCCAGGGATCTCCTGACTTCTCTCGTCGCTCTGATCCTCCTCCGCCTGGGCTCAG cccagctcaaTGTGGTGGGACCAGGCCACCCTGTCACTGCCACCATGGGGCAGGAtgtcgtgctgccctgccacttgTCCCCTCAACGCGATGCTCGCACCTTGGAGGTAAGGTGGATCCGGGACAGGTTCTCTGAGACAGTGCACCACTACCGCAATGGACAGGACCTGTACAGGGAGCAGATGGGGGCATATGCCGGGAGGACAGAGTTGGCCAGAGATGGTCTCTCTGTTGGAAGACTGGACTTGCGAATCACGGGGCTGAGACCCTCTGATGATGGCCTGCACGTCTGCACTGTGGGAGATGCTGATGCTTATGACGAAGCCATTGTGGAGCTGGAGGTGTCAG CCACAGGTGCTGACCCCCACCTCTCCCTGGGGGGCTACGAGGCCGGAGGCGTCCGGGTGCTGTGTCGATCGGCCGGCTGGTACCCgctgccacagctgctgtgGAGGGATGCTCGCGGGCAGCACCTGTCCTCGGTCTCCCAGACACATTCCCAGGACCAGGAGGGGTTCTTTGAAATCGAAGGTGCCGTCATCGTGACCGGAAGTGTGGAGGGGCCCTTGTCCTGCGTGGTCAGGAGCAGCCGCCTCCAGGAGGAAAAGGAATCATCCCTGCACATTGCAG CTCCCTTCTTCCACAACGCCCAGCCCTGGATGGTGGCTCTGGCTCTGGTCCTCGTGCTTTTGGCTGTGTCCATTGGCCTCAGTGTTTATCTCTTTCGAAAGCAAGGTAAGCTGGCAGTGCAGGGATGGAGCAGAGGGAGGTGTTCTGCAGGGACCCCCTGGGTGTggagcggggctgagccctggcccAGGGAGGTGCGTAGGAGGAGGACGGGAATGTTCTCCTGGGGATGCCAAAGGCCTTAG